The Papaver somniferum cultivar HN1 unplaced genomic scaffold, ASM357369v1 unplaced-scaffold_18, whole genome shotgun sequence genome includes a window with the following:
- the LOC113337828 gene encoding uncharacterized protein LOC113337828, which translates to MRFSTISDEMCTWLERDFDEEECLLAIKSLGQNKAPWSDGFPVSFYLLCWDILKEDFMKVLEDLQDRSFLDWKLKNTFIALIPKKDTIEGIKDLRPISLVHGAYKILSKMLAERFKVSLPSVISQHKRNFIKKRQILDGVLIANELIDSGTRSAKPGLLCKVDFEKAFDHVNWEFIDEILKLIGYGDKWRSWVKCCVEFVKFSVLVNGSASSFFTSKKGIRQGDPLSPFLLLLVGEALSYMLKQAQLQGIISGFQVNNEGTLISNLQFAYDTLIFLDANIEQVKNLRIILLSFELLTGLKINFSKSQIFGVGFDGDLTQFCDILGCYSGILPTIYLGLPLGDKCRGVAKWDNIVDRFIARLAGWKKNILKRAVAEICVDGENGVEWNLISPRRLFGAAAIEHAILISDLVSFTFTPDLEDELQWNICASKVFSVKSLRLLTRDSLRRKGMDVPAECLFCSEPETTSHVLLHCSFAKKIWSKFLEKLNWYFAMPEHPSDVVHSWHLKKSSDALTYLWNLIPAEVLWCIWQERNARVFTDKVCNDVAVTNKVIYCLYSSSLVIKDFDNLSSSDVMEN; encoded by the exons ATGCGGTTTAGTACAATCTCTGATGAAATGTGCACTTGGTTGGAAAgagattttgatgaagaagaatGTTTACTAGCAATCAAATCTCTAGGTCAAAATAAAGCTCCATGGTCAGATGGATTTCCTGTGAGCTTTTACTTACTTTGTTGGGACATTCTAAAAGAAGATTTTATGAAAGTTCTGGAAGATTTACAAGATAGAAGCTTTCTAGATTGGAAACTCAAGAATACCTTCATAGCTCTTATTCCTAAGAAGGATACAATTGAAGGAATTAAAGATCTCAGACCAATTAGTTTGGTACATGGAGCTTATAAGATCCTCTCAAAAATGTTGGCAGAAAGGTTCAAGGTAAGTCTTCCATCAGTTATTTCTCAACATAAAAGAAATTTCATTAAGAAAAGACAAATTTTAGATGGAGTGTTAATTGCCAATGAGCTTATTGACTCTGGAACTAGAAGTGCAAAGCCTGGTTTGTTATGCAAGGTGGATTTTGAGAAGGCTTTTGATCATGTTAATTGGGAATTTATAGATGAGATTTTGAAGCTAATAGGTTATGGAGATAAGTGGAGGAGTTGGGTGAAATgttgtgttgagtttgtgaaATTCTCTGTCTTGGTGAATGGTAGTGCCTCTAGCTTTTTTACTAGTAAGAAGGGTATCAGACAAGGAGATCCCTTGTCCCCTTTTTTATTACTTTTGGTTGGTGAAGCTCTTTCTTACATGTTAAAACAAGCTCAACTGCAAGGTATTATCTCTGGTTTTCAGGTCAATAATGAAGGTACGCTCATTAGTAATTTGCAATTTGCATATGACACTCTGATTTTTCTAGATGCTAATATTGAACAAGTGAAAAATCTTAGGAtaattcttctttcttttgagcTGTTAACTGGTTTGAAGATAAATTTTTCTAAGAGTCAAATCTTTGGAGTTGGTTTTGATGGAGACTTAACTCAGTTCTGTGACATTTTGGGATGTTATTCTGGCATACTTCCCACTATTTATCTTGGTCTTCCTCTTGGGGATAAGTGTAGAGGTGTAGCTAAATGGGACAATATAGTGGATAGATTTATTGCAAGGCTTGCTGGTTGGAAGAAAAATATACTCAAAAGAGCAG TGGCTGAAATTTGTGTCGATGGAGAAAATGGTGTTGAGTGGAATTTGATATCTCCAAGAAGATTGTTTGGTGCTGCTGCAATAGAACATGCTATACTTATCTCAGATTTGGTTTCTTTCACTTTCACTCCTGATCTTGAGGATGAACTTCAGTGGAATATTTGTGCAAGTAAAGTTTTCTCTGTCAAATCCTT AAGATTACTTACAAGAGATTCTTTGCGAAGGAAGGGAATGGATGTTCCAGCTGAATGCTTATTTTGCAGTGAACCTGAAACTACTTCTCATGTTCTGCTGCATTGTAGTTTTGCAAAAAAGATTTGGAGTAAATTTCTggaaaaattgaattggtattttgCAATGCCTGAGCATCCTTCAGATGTTGTTCATTCCTGGCATTTGAAGAAATCTTCAGATGCTTTGACTTATCTTTGGAATTTAATCCCTGCGGAAGTTCTTTGGTGCATCTGGCAAGAGCGGAATGCAAGAGTTTTTACTGACAAAGTCTGCAACGATGTGGCTGTGACCAACAAAGTAATTTACTGCCTCTATTCTTCGTCTTTAGTTATCAAAGATTTTGATAATTTATCCTCCTCAGATGTCATGGAGAACTAA